In Fragaria vesca subsp. vesca linkage group LG5, FraVesHawaii_1.0, whole genome shotgun sequence, the genomic stretch ATTTGGGCCGCATGTATCGTCTTATTAGGTTACACATAAATCAAATATCAAAATTTACATTTGGGCTTGTGTTCCTCCTCTTTATTCTTCCGTGCATCATCTACATGATTTTTTTATTTTTTTTGAGTTTTGACAGCATCCTGAGTATCAAGAATGTAGTTGATCTCAGTCTCTAAGAAGTTAATTTTGAGGTCACGAAGACCATATGCATGATGAAATTTGCAGTGCCATGCAAGGATCTCATCATATATATGAGAATTCCTTGAAATCCCCTCTCACAAGAATCTTTCTCTGTAATTAACTACTCACAGTCACAGATTTGAGATTTCTATGAATCTTCAAAGAATTCATAGCAAGGGAAACTAATTTGAAATTTCGAGCTAGCATGTTACTTTTAGTTTGTGTTGTGAAGTTTGACAGTAGATCAATATGAATCATGAACCTTCGTGTGTGTGTGTTGTTTTTTTTTTTTGAGAAGACACGTTAACAATTTTATTAAAGCAGACTTAGGTACAAGACAACAATCAATTACAAGAAACCAATCAGGAACTGGAAATTAATAAGCTCTTATCCAACAACCAAAAAAAAAAAAAACTAACTACCTCCCAAATCCACATGTATACGATACAGACAATGGGGAAAACCGATTACGGCCATATAAAAGAAGTTAGGTTTTTCCCACTGCTATTGTATCTAGTGACGTAGCTAAACATCTCACTTAGAATGGTCAAATTTGATTAACTAGAAAATTAAATTATTTTCAGTCACTCTTTAGCAACAACACAATTTTTCTTTAAAAAATGACATAAACTTAATTTCAACAATATTTTTGTTCTATCATTATCATTTCAAACAAACTATGGATTAGAATTCCATGCATGATAAATATTGAAAAAGAATATGTTATTTTTTCTTTTGTTTGAGAGATAATGCAAGTAGATGTATGGTAAACATTAATATGTTGTTTCCATTTAGTAAGGATTAGTAAGGTAAGAAACCCTTGACACAATTTGTATTAATAGAATTAAGTATTTTAATAGTATAAATTTTTATTTCATTCTATTATTGTTGAAAAATATTTAAGACTAATTAAAGATTTCTTATAGGAGAATGATCAATTTATATTTTATTTTCATTAATATCCAATACAAATTAAGACTAATTACTCTGTTTGAAAATTTGAGACGCCCCTAGCTAGCTACGCCCTGGTTGTACCCCATACAAAAGCTAAAAAAGAAGAAACGGAAAACCTATTCAACCAAGCTCAGGCTGTCAACTGTCAACTCTGATATATACTTCGCTCAGAACCTTCATGTGTTATTACTACTATATTTGTGTGGCATTTGAACGTAATGTAAGGGAAACATCACGCAAATTCCATAGAATTTTTGTGTGGCATTTGAACCTTATTTATCATCACGGCTGCTCTTCTTTTCTGGTACACACGTCTCAATTTCTATATGCAAAATAGTAGTGGAAACCTTTGGGGATCGAAGTTGGTAAGAGTCATCATAACCCATTGAACAAGTTTTAATATTCTCCTTCTGCTGCCAGCTTAACAGTTTGAACTTTACAACGTACCCACTGGAATGTGGAACTTGCCTAGAACTTGTTCTCCCTCGCGTGCCCATATATATTTTACTACCTGTCACACTTGATGAGCTCTTCTCGCCTTTTGGAATTTAACCATAAAGAGTAAGACTGTGGGCTAGATAATCCTATTGAATTTGTAAACTTCCATGGAAATTTCTTGGATGGAGAATAATTAACTAAACTAGGGCCGGTCATATAGGCTAGCAAATTAAGATTGTGATTCTGTGCATACTAACAACCAAAGTCATGCCAGTTTGGTTCTTTGGTGTTATATATGGAACTTTTGTCTTATTACTATGCAGAGACAATAGGGTCACCAACTTCGATATGAACTGCATAACACCATATTATTATGGGGGAATCAAATCTGAAATGAGCCCTTTTTTCTAATTTTTATATAACATTAGCTAAGAGCAGTAGCATAGACTAGTTTGATCAGTTTGGATCGAGAGAGAGAGAGTTGATAATTAACCAGCATTTAAATTGGATCCTAACTTAAGGAAATAAATCAAACACATATATCTTAATATCTTCCAGACTACATGAACTGATTTGTGATCAAGAATTTGATCAGCTTTCAAGATTATGAAATTTGATCGATTGTGATTTCGCTCAAGCAAACAAAGATTTTTTTTTTTTTTGGGTGTGATTTTGTAAGATACAGTACACTAATGACTTATCCAAATTTGTTTTAATTTATAGGAGTTATCTGCTACTAACTAAAGTGGATGACCTGCATAATTTAGATAGAAATAGAAAACATTGCAATGCTACGTCTTTGTAGATTGTTATTTTCACAATTCAAAACATTACAATGTATAAGTAGGCCGGAAACTAATTAGATGAAAACAATATACTTCCATCGAATACTAAAAGCCTGGTAACGAGAATAATAAAATGATTAATTTGACTTTGACAAATATTGAATAGATATATTAAATCTGGGAAAATGGTTGGTCTCATGAACTTCTATTACTAAATCTTGCTTAAATCCCCATCATTCCGTGTGTAGAGGTACATCAAAGGTAAAGACATGAATATGTATACACAAAAATTACAATTTTCTTTTCCTGTTTGCTTTCCATTTAATTTCTGATGTAAAATGTTCATCAGAAGTCTAATCTACAAGTATCAAGAACAGTGTGAAAAAAAATGAAAGAAACCAATCAAGAAATCAGTATCTCGCTTCCTTCAAAGGTTCAGAGCACCCTATTAGGCACCCTGACCTCTCTAACAGTCCTAGAATGCACCAAAGTTGCTGTATCTTCCTTCCTCTTACTTATCGGACGAAGCAACCTTGCCCAAAACCGACGACCCTTCTTCTCTTCCACAGTCTCCTTAGTACTTCTCTGTCTTCTCGGAAAGTAATTCGCCAGAGACCTACTCTTCTTAAGCACATATGTACTCTGATCCCCACCTTCCCCCAGCAACCAATTCGCAACCGAGCTACCCTTCTCCTTTTCATGATCAGCAAACCGATAATTATTACGTGCCTGCTGCTCCGCCGGAGGAGACGAGCATGAAGAAGAATCTGTAGAGGAATAGTACGAGGATATCGAAGACGTCGTAGAAGGAGTGCCCGACCCCATTGTTGGAGAGATTCTACGTGAGCTGTTTGAGAGCTTAGTGAGTTTTTCTTTCAAGCAGACGGAGCAAACTCCCGGCGACTGCTCGTGTTTCGGGTGCTTCTTGCAGACACCGTCAGGTCGGGTTTTCTTCGATCGGATTCTGAGCTTCTCCATTGTTCGGGGCAATCTGCAGCCTTCGCATTGTGAGTTGGATTGTGTGGTATATATAGATAGAGGAGAAGAGAGAGAGTTCAGAGTCGCAAATATGACTTAATTTCCATGATAGTTCAAGGGAGCTTCTGAGGGTTTTCTTTAAAATACCCTTTTTGACGGGTTGTAGGTTTGAAAAGTTTGGGCTGAGGACTGAGTGCACGGCTGGGATTTGATCAAGGGTTTGGAGTGGACGGCTGAGATCGATGCGTGTGCGGAGGTGTGGAAATTGTCTAATGCTTTCTGTGGGGGCGGCGTCGAAAGGGAAGAAAAAGTGTACGGGTGGACGGGATCAAAGGTGGAAATCGTGGACGTCGAAGTAGAGAATGTATGAAAAAGGACGTGGGTTATATATATATTTTCCTTGTTCTTTTTTCTTTAATTTGATTTTGGTAGAGGTTAGAAAAACTTGTGTTTATGATCAAAATTCAGAAATTCAAATAGTCAAATGTCAAACCACATGTTAATTCCTCTCAAACTATTATATATATAAGATAATTTGGTAGTTAAAATTAAGACATCTCAAACATGAATTATGCATGTAGCCATAACTAGTGAAAAATTATGAAAATTTATAATTAAAAAGCTAATAATTTAGACAAATTGGGGTTCTTAATTGGTGATTGAGATAAATTAATTATGATGAAGTCATAAACCAACACATGCATTGCCAAGACATTAAATTGATGCAAGCCAATGATCCAAAATGTGAGTTTTAAGATTCAAATGATGCAATTGTTGTATGTAGTTTCATGAAGAGTAGTAAAAGAAATGGAACTTTTATCATATAATTTTTTTAATTAATTTTCTCATATGTTTTTGGACATATGAAACATGTGATAAACCAAATTAATCTTGTTATTTCATTTCTGCCTCTGCATGCATGTGCTTTCAAGTTAATAACAATATATGAAGGATATATACATAATTAAGGTCAATGGAAAATTGAGGTAAGTAGCTCAAAGAAATGATGGAAATTTGATGATGAGCTCAAACACTTCACCGCGATTAAGCTTTGTTGATCTTCTATCTGTACATGAATTAGTGAGAAGTTCTTTTGTTGTTCGTGACCAAAACACGTTCATACATTGAACGAATGCAACACCAAAAATTTATAAATGAAAAAAAAAAAAAAAAAAACACTAAAAAGACTAGAACTAGCAACTAAAAAATTAACACACTGTGCGGAAGACATGGATCCGTTGTTGCTGTTATTCCCACTCCACCTCCTCACCGGTGGAAACGCAGCAACACAAACCAGGTTGGCAGCTGCATCAGGAAGTGTCATAGGAAATAAATTATACATAGACATTTGGTTTGAGTCTGGAAATATAATTATATGAATGCAGAAGGACTGGGACAAAGAATCTATCATATCCTGTATACTAGTGATTGAGAGTGTGAACTGCAGCATGCAAATGTGAATTGTACTTAACGCTAGGCGATGACGAATAAACAAAAGGCAAAGGAAGGTTGGAGGTTGGTGGTGGTGATGGTGAGTGGTGAGGTATCAGATCAGATTCATCAGCTTTTGGTCTTACCAATGTGTGACACCGATCGATATCATATTTATTGGCACGCGGAATACCAGCTCCTTGACAGTGGGATCGATGGGATAATAATCGGATTCCTTCTGCCCAGCTGGAAACCCCATGCCTAGCGCTCCTCACTCATCCACTTTTTTTGTTTTTGGGTTTCATTTCATTAAGGTTACGTGTACTAGCTTGAGAATGTGTCGGACAGAAAAGGGTGCATTTGAAAGATCTAAAATAAAAGATCGACTCATTCATGCTTCTTTCATATGAAAGAGTGCATATGAAAGATCGACTCGTTCACGCTCCTTTTATATGCATACTTTTATTTTTTGTATACGTTCTAAGAAAATAAAACAATTAGGTATATATGACCCATTTTCAAGAGAAGGTTTTCACAAGCTATAGTTCGAATCAGAGACATACGTCATATTACCCGGATAATCCTTATTGCGTTTGTCTCACTTGTAACATAGCATGCTTTCATTAAACAAAATCAGATTGCGGTATCGAAATGGTATGTGCAAACCAGAGTTGCTTCAAAGAGAATAAAATAAATAAATTAATAATGAATCTTCCTTATATATCTCTAGTAGACTCGTTAACCGTTGACAAGTTAATGAGCCCAACAATTTCTCAAGGATATTAAGAAAAATTAAATGACTAACCCAAACCCGTAAACGATCTGATGGCTTTCATACAAAACTTAACCAAGTCCCGAATTCATAACATTATTACATGTAAGAAACTGTAAACTCATGTTTAAGTTTTACATCAATGAGTTTGGAAAAGAAAAATAATCTAATTACGGGTGTTAAGGAATTCTTGAGTGTTTAAAAAAAAATTAATAAATAAAAAAAAATCTTCACAGGTTCAACGGGTTTGAAAAAAAAAAAATTTCACAGGCTTAACTGGTTCTAACGAAAACCCGCAAACCCGTCAGGCTCAGCATGATTAAGCTCATTAATTAACAAATTTTTAATGGGTTTAGCCTGTTAAGAGCCCGGCATAATTAGAACCCATACGAGCCCGGTCCGTTGCCAGGCCTATCCAAAACCCAACAGGTTGTGACTTGTGAGCGTACCAACATATCTAAGGGGCCTCATGGTTTAGGGTTTAAACCCTTGAGGGTTGCCTAAGCCACTAACAAAGGCGCAAAACACCCCCACTCTTGAACCACCGTCCCAACCACCAATCTCAACTTTGCCTATCAACTGCAATAGGTGCAATCGGGCAGGTTTGGATTGTATACACAATGTGATCACTGATCACTACAATAATGAATTCATAATTGAATAGTCCAAAGTATAAATTGAAAGTTATCCGTTTAAAGGATACTGCCCTTGTTCCCCATAAGCTCAGTTCCCCTTATTAAGCTATTTAATTGGTTGGAAACTTGGAATTTAAGTTTCGTAATTTTCTTATCACTAGCGATATTTCAAATATTTTCGAATTTAAATTTTTTTCTATAGAAATTGTAACTGAAATATATTGAGCTGTATATTTATGATGTTCATGAGAAATGAAGCGTAACATGATCGACTTTCCCTCAACGATGTACATACAATTAATCATCATTCCTCATGATTTATTAGTTTTCCTAGCTAAATGAATTGTTTGCTCACCTTCTCACTAGCTTAATTAACATTGTCGTTTCTTCCTTCAGATTCTTCTACGATAAAAGAAACCTCTCAACTCTCACGTCTCTCAATACATTATGGATATGAATCTGCAGTAATTTGCATGTTAAAACAGGTCAATTTTTCCCCATACACCATGAAACCCTGGCTATAGATATGCATGTCCACGCATTGCAAATGCAAAGCAATAGAAAACCATTAAACCAATCATGTCCAGATGCATCATTCTGCCAATCGTCCTTTTTATGCTCATGGCTTCAGCCATTGCCCAAACCCAGGGTTTTGGCATCAGCCTGATTCCAGTTGTTTCTCCCAAACAGAATATCACCCTAGTCGACGACAAACTTGGCTTGGATACCAGTAGTGACGTTACATGGGTGATGGACACCAGTAGGAACAGCTTCTCCCACTATGAGCTTTGCCATGAGACTATTTAGTGTTTAGTGTTTCTGAATCTATATAGAAGCCGTCACTTGCCGGTGGCATGAATAACGCTGAATTTATTGGGAGAAGCTCACCATTCATACTGATCCCATTTAGCTTCAGCCTATAGTAGTCATCCAAAAAGGGTGTCACCTGGACATCAGGACCAGATAGTTCTGTGTACCATTCCTGAAGTATAAGACAGTTTGATATTCCCCAATTCTAAGTCCTAGGGGAAGGCAGTAAGAGAAGTCGACAAGTTTGTTTCTTAATCGGAAAAAAAAAAAACAAAAAAAAGAAAGAAAGTAGACGACCTCTGTTATCTTCTCCTATCTAACGATTGAAGTTTTATATTTACTGATAACTTTAATAAGAGCTTGCTATAGATCTTAATATGAACTTCCTCAGCACCATCGATCAAATTCAATTTGATAAAAGTAATTTAGACTTCACAACCGAATTAAATTAACAATGACAACCAACGATATCTAATCAGAGCCAACGCCAGTGTCTTTAAGACTTCTCTTGAATTTCTATATTCACTTAGTCATAGTCAGGAGAATTGTGCACATATATCATTTTGCAAATCATAGTCTGAATCTACATCTTCAGCCAATATACTGATTTCAAGACCAAGGGTTATTTAAGACATGAAAATAGAATCTCATATGCAATGACAGACCACCATTTGGAACCTAGCAAGGCCTTAAAATTGATCATCTCGCATTCCATAGGTTAACTTCCTGAAAATTCAGACTTTCCCAAATCAAATGCAGTACACTACAGCTTATACAGTACACTACAGCTTCAACCAGGACCAGAAGGGAATAGCAAGCTATAATATCCAGAACAAACATTCTGCTACTATCAGGGATTTGCTAAGAGCAAAAAAAAAACAACTAAGCAATTTACAGTACAAATGAGTCCAGATATCTCCTAATTGAACAAACGTCGAGCAATGCGTAAACCAAGGGAACTTATTACTTGAATAGTGTGAAGACTCACAACTCCAAGCAAGCATGTGTACATTGAACAGACCCACTAGTCTTGTACACTTCAGATCAAAAATAAAAACAAAACAAAATCTATGAACATGACTAGCCTACTTTTCTATTACAACATTAAAGGAAAGATTAGATACCTGCCACTCATTTGCTTATTTAGTTGCTCCGGCTGACTCTGCAGCCTTGACCTCTTTGGGGCACTGAGATACATATGGTTTGAGCTGCATCGAACAATGGAAACAGTGATTTAGAACTACAATACTACATGTATGTACATAGTTGTATGATTCAGGAGTAGTTAACTGCTTTCAGAGTCGAATGTCTCTTTTAAAGAATAGTTGGGAGTATGGGTTTTAGCAGGGCTGCATATTGCATTAAGGTCTAATTTATAGATTTAAAAAATGCATACTCCTAATATGATTCGGAACGAAAGGAAAGATATATACCCACCTTGAAGTCAGTTAAATCAGGGACTACATAGTTGGGTAGTTTGTCCTGCACCACAACGTATCCTCCTGCAAAATTTTGAGCAATTTAGGGGACATATCAAGTGGTAAACATTTATCCTTGGAAAAGTAAATATGAGCATTGTCAGAATGGAAACATAGCAAACCTTTTCGGGTGTGGAAACCAGTGGGCTTGCAGTTCTTCCCCTTGTAAAAATTCCTTGGGGCTCGTTTGGGAGAAAGAATGTCAAGGGATGCCGTTCGCTTTCGTCGAAATGCCCTTCCTAACCCCATTATTAGCCCGAGTGGCATTTTCTCTCGCTTTTCCCTCACAATATATTAAACTACAACATGGTTAACACATATGAGTTAAGCAAATTTATACACAAAAAATTGAGAATTTGAAAGAAAATTTTAAATAGAGTAAATCTTCTCTAGACAAGAGGCTACTTCCTCATCAAATGCAGCTTGACTTAAAACTCACCCCTCCAAATACTGATCTAATCCTAGTATTCTATAAAAAAACTGAGCAGAAAGAAATAGAATCTCATATGACCAACAATTTATTTAACTAAACTAGAAAAATACCAAGCTTGGGGTAGCTTAATAACAGATGTATAGGTTAAACCTAGGAGCAAAAGGCTTGTGTGAAACAACATTGCGGTGACTTGTGGTAATAACAAAGGAAACACCGTTAGTGGTGGGTCGATAGCAATTGGTATTGCTAGACATTGACAAATGCAATTAAACGAAGCGAAATGAAGTGATATATCTTGAAACATAAACAAACAAACTAATCATACTAATGACCAGTCTTTTTCCCTCCAACACAAATGCAGCAAAAAGATTACACATTTGACAACTAACAGCACCCCAAAACCAAAGTCCTTGTTTTCTTTTTTATTGTAATCAAGTTCAAATCGCTCAGTGATTATTTATCATTCTATTGCAGACATAGAACCCTTCATAATCTGAAGAGAACAAGTAAAGTTTGAAACTTTAGAACCAGAAATCAAGACGATGAACAACTAGAATCACAGAATCAGCAAATTTCAATACCCAATAAACGAAATGAGAAGCAAGTTCACCATAAATTTCAATTTCATGAATTTAACAAATCAAATCAGAGATTTATACGAAAGGCCAAAAAACCCAGATGAGGAAGAGAAGATGGTACCTGAGGCGACTGGGTGAGAAAGGTGACTCCCGAGGTTTAGGGCTTTTGAACTATTTGGGAAAACCAGAGAGAACCAAATAGAGAAGAAACTGGGGGAAAGGCCCATAACCCGGCTAGAGGTCTTCTTTGTCTTTTGTTTTGGGCCTTTAGCTATGAAAGTCTTGTTTGAAATCTCTACTCACTTTATCAGTTGCAAATTAGTTTCGAGTTGGAGATCGAGTTTTTTTTTTTTTTGGTCTGAAAGATGAGTTGGAGATCGAGTTATTTATAATTTTATATGGTATCATTATAATTGTGTAGCCTCGTTAAAATAAATTTGGCTTATCTACTTGGATTTATGTTGTCTGGATTTGCTTAGATGATTTTTAACAATTAGATTGAGTACAATCTAGGATCATCATGTCATCCTTATGTTATTCTTACTCCATCTAATTGTTATAAGATATCCAAGCAAATTGAAGCAACTTAAATCCAAACAGAAAATTCGGATCCTGTTAAAATTTTACTATATTTCAGAGTATTGAATGTTTAAAGTTCTTAAACTTAGAAAAATCTACTAACGGTTGAAAATCCGGAAGCATCACTATGGTGAAATGCTAGAGTTTGTAGTAGTTGGAAGTTCTATATGTAAAAACTAAAAAGATAACATGAAATTATTTTT encodes the following:
- the LOC101303424 gene encoding 39S ribosomal protein L41-A, mitochondrial-like, coding for MPLGLIMGLGRAFRRKRTASLDILSPKRAPRNFYKGKNCKPTGFHTRKGGYVVVQDKLPNYVVPDLTDFKLKPYVSQCPKEVKAAESAGATK